The following are encoded together in the Vanrija pseudolonga chromosome 7, complete sequence genome:
- the SPCC4G3.03_1 gene encoding putative protein produces MTRESPSLLGSSELRDVRLVPSSVHAANIAIIHPQLRDLVLPLARGHVLYPRGNAVEEARWRDADDEDDDGDVGISGGMGDKTSPPTASRRGYSGQAVAKTLFKIGFTPTCLTTSGAILACGGQKGELFLCDLPTGDRVQRASPVKPFALNLNLPSRSINNAITILPSYPVGWARRQAEVKRLYGQREPRRRDIDFEDDDESTLRDSDDEDADDLDDDMDIDDDSTTGGAQVLTYPNSIPFGHARRIPILGGDRNRRWSNTTSLSSQSPQYVTSHGSGRHRSPASSSEASRRSRLQRADEPRILVSNNDQTVKMFSLRRVDRERERERDQEAAAAAHARAAPTLVDSRYADFLSHTPLPPPRTLFGSSFGYDSIGLNEGILAQQPQVVPDVREHGRTRHTSNVGNLPYSSGESWSRHRERPRDIALSRASTQTAEQQHQQRALERERSQSQSQARATADGMLLNREIDDSEVEPRKLTRVGGTKFKLAVNHSSLSPDLRTMVTVGDSTEVFIYEVLDGGKEFRKIGVYSAATDYGFSTAWSKDGRKFAVASQDGQVTVWDHRTSKPLAIFHSSSCTPGSASAASSPVTSHAMGDTESEDERTPAILIDPVTGDPRLGSSTSGRDAARVVKFSPEGSSRDLLVFSEENYNIHIIDARTFNTHVVVPVPYDLPPPATPAPRRYNRHGVDGGTWGISGVAFDPTGDWLYAGTERTIVEWDMRRYGGGEGGTWAMA; encoded by the exons ATGACTCG CGAATCGCCGAGCCTCCTCGGCTCGTCCGAGCTCCGCGACGTCCGGCTCGTCCCGTCCTCTGTCCACGCGGCCAACATCGCCATCATCCACCCGCagctgcgcgacctcgtgctcccgctcgcgcgcggccatgTGCTCTACCCGCGCGGCaacgcggtcgaggaggcgcggtggcgcgacgccgacgacgaggacgacgacggcgacgtgggcATCAGCGGCGGAATGGGCGACAAGACGTCCCCGCCtaccgcgtcgcgccgcggaTACAGTGGCCAGGCAGTCGCCAAGACGCTGTTCAAGATCGGGTTCACGCCCACTTGCCTCACGACCAG cggcgcgatCCTCGCGTGTGGTGGCCAGAAGGGCGAGCTCTTCCTCTGCGACCTGCCCACCGGCGACAGGGTGCagcgcgcgtcgcccgtcAAGCCGTTTGCGCTCAACTTGAACCTGCCTAGCCGGTCAATCAACAACGCGATTACCATCCTGCCGTCGTACCCAGTTGGGTGGGCACgccgccaggccgaggtcaagaGACTGTACGGACAGCGCGAGCCGCGCAGGAGGGACATTGATttcgaggatgacgacgagtcgaccctccgcgacagcgacgacgaggacgccgacgatctcgacgacgacatggacattgacgacgacagcacgaCCGGCGGCGCCCAGGTGCTGACGTACCCCAACTCGATTCCGTTCGGGCACGCCAGGCGTATCCCCATTCTTGGGGGCGATCGGAACCGCCGCTGGTCCAACACGACGAGCCTGTCGTCCCAGTCGCCGCAGTATGTGACGTCGCACGGGAGCGGGCGGCACCGCTCGCCCGCGTCCAGCTCGGAAGCGTCGCGCCGGTCCCgcctgcagcgcgccgacgaaCCCCGCATCCTCGTCTCGAACAACGACCAGACGGTTAAAATGTTCTCGCTCAgacgcgtcgaccgcgagcgcgagcgtgagcgcgacCAGGAAGCCGCGGCAGCCGCCCATGCCAGGGCTGCACCGACGCTCGTGGACTCGCGCTACGCCGACTTTCTGAGCCAcaccccgctgccgcccccgcggaCCCTCTTCGGAAGTAGCTTTGGCTACGATTCCATTGGGCTTAACGAGGGTATCCTGGCGCAGCAGCCCCAAGTCGTGCCGGATGTGCGCGAGCACGGTCGCACTCGCCACACGTCCAACGTGGGCAACCTCCCTTACTCGTCCGGGGAGAGCTGGAGCCGACACCGAGAGCGTCCCAGGGACATTGCGCTCTCGAGGGCCAGCACCCAGACGGctgagcagcagcatcagcagcgcGCACTGGAGCGGGAACGGTCGCAGTCACAGTCGCAGGCTCGCGCGACCGCGGATGGTATGCTTCTCAACCGCGAGATTGATGacagcgaggtcgagccgcGCAAGCTCACACGAGTGGGCGGCACCAAGTTCAAGCTCGCCGTCAACCACT CATCGCTATCGCCCGATCTCCGTACCATGGTCACGGTCGGCGACTCGACCGAGGTGTTCATCTacgaggtccttgacggcggcaaggagttCCGCAAAATCGGCGTCTAttccgccgccaccgactACGGCTTCAGCACCGCCTGGAGCAAAGACGGGCGCAAGTTTGCCGTCGCGAGCCAGGACGGCCAGGTAACCGTCTGGGACCACCGCACGTCCAAGCCCCTCGCCATcttccactcgtcgtcgtgtacccccggcagcgccagcgccgcctcgtcgcccgtcaCGTCGCACGCCATGGGCGACACCGAgtccgaggacgagcgcaCCCCCGCGATCCTCATCGACCCTGTCACCGGTGACCCGCGCCTAGGCAGCAGCACGTCTGGGCGCGATGCCGCCCGCGTTGTCAAGTTCTCCCCCGAAGGCAGCTCGCGTGACCTGCTCGTCTTCTCCGAG gAAAACTACAACATTCACATCATCGATGCCCGCACCTTCAACAcgcacgtcgtcgtaccCGTCCCGTACGACCTGCCGccccccgccacgcccgcgccgcgccggtacaaccgccacggcgtcgacggaGGCACGTGGGGCATCTCGGGCGTCGCGTTCGACCCCACCGGCGACTGGCTGTACGCGGGCACGGAGCGGACCATTGTCGAGTGGGATATGCGCcgctacggcggcggcgagggcgggacCTGGGCCATGGCGTAG
- the SPCC4G3.03_1 gene encoding putative protein → MTRESPSLLGSSELRDVRLVPSSVHAANIAIIHPQLRDLVLPLARGHVLYPRGNAVEEARWRDADDEDDDGDVGISGGMGDKTSPPTASRRGYSGQAVAKTLFKIGFTPTCLTTSGAILACGGQKGELFLCDLPTGDRVQRASPVKPFALNLNLPSRSINNAITILPSYPVGWARRQAEVKRLYGQREPRRRDIDFEDDDESTLRDSDDEDADDLDDDMDIDDDSTTGGAQVLTYPNSIPFGHARRIPILGGDRNRRWSNTTSLSSQSPQYVTSHGSGRHRSPASSSEASRRSRLQRADEPRILVSNNDQTVKMFSLRRVDRERERERDQEAAAAAHARAAPTLVDSRYADFLSHTPLPPPRTLFGSSFGYDSIGLNEGILAQQPQVVPDVREHGRTRHTSNVGNLPYSSGESWSRHRERPRDIALSRASTQTAEQQHQQRALERERSQSQSQARATADGMLLNREIDDSEVEPRKLTRVGGTKFKLAVNHCGLPSLDTTNPAASLSPDLRTMVTVGDSTEVFIYEVLDGGKEFRKIGVYSAATDYGFSTAWSKDGRKFAVASQDGQVTVWDHRTSKPLAIFHSSSCTPGSASAASSPVTSHAMGDTESEDERTPAILIDPVTGDPRLGSSTSGRDAARVVKFSPEGSSRDLLVFSEENYNIHIIDARTFNTHVVVPVPYDLPPPATPAPRRYNRHGVDGGTWGISGVAFDPTGDWLYAGTERTIVEWDMRRYGGGEGGTWAMA, encoded by the exons ATGACTCG CGAATCGCCGAGCCTCCTCGGCTCGTCCGAGCTCCGCGACGTCCGGCTCGTCCCGTCCTCTGTCCACGCGGCCAACATCGCCATCATCCACCCGCagctgcgcgacctcgtgctcccgctcgcgcgcggccatgTGCTCTACCCGCGCGGCaacgcggtcgaggaggcgcggtggcgcgacgccgacgacgaggacgacgacggcgacgtgggcATCAGCGGCGGAATGGGCGACAAGACGTCCCCGCCtaccgcgtcgcgccgcggaTACAGTGGCCAGGCAGTCGCCAAGACGCTGTTCAAGATCGGGTTCACGCCCACTTGCCTCACGACCAG cggcgcgatCCTCGCGTGTGGTGGCCAGAAGGGCGAGCTCTTCCTCTGCGACCTGCCCACCGGCGACAGGGTGCagcgcgcgtcgcccgtcAAGCCGTTTGCGCTCAACTTGAACCTGCCTAGCCGGTCAATCAACAACGCGATTACCATCCTGCCGTCGTACCCAGTTGGGTGGGCACgccgccaggccgaggtcaagaGACTGTACGGACAGCGCGAGCCGCGCAGGAGGGACATTGATttcgaggatgacgacgagtcgaccctccgcgacagcgacgacgaggacgccgacgatctcgacgacgacatggacattgacgacgacagcacgaCCGGCGGCGCCCAGGTGCTGACGTACCCCAACTCGATTCCGTTCGGGCACGCCAGGCGTATCCCCATTCTTGGGGGCGATCGGAACCGCCGCTGGTCCAACACGACGAGCCTGTCGTCCCAGTCGCCGCAGTATGTGACGTCGCACGGGAGCGGGCGGCACCGCTCGCCCGCGTCCAGCTCGGAAGCGTCGCGCCGGTCCCgcctgcagcgcgccgacgaaCCCCGCATCCTCGTCTCGAACAACGACCAGACGGTTAAAATGTTCTCGCTCAgacgcgtcgaccgcgagcgcgagcgtgagcgcgacCAGGAAGCCGCGGCAGCCGCCCATGCCAGGGCTGCACCGACGCTCGTGGACTCGCGCTACGCCGACTTTCTGAGCCAcaccccgctgccgcccccgcggaCCCTCTTCGGAAGTAGCTTTGGCTACGATTCCATTGGGCTTAACGAGGGTATCCTGGCGCAGCAGCCCCAAGTCGTGCCGGATGTGCGCGAGCACGGTCGCACTCGCCACACGTCCAACGTGGGCAACCTCCCTTACTCGTCCGGGGAGAGCTGGAGCCGACACCGAGAGCGTCCCAGGGACATTGCGCTCTCGAGGGCCAGCACCCAGACGGctgagcagcagcatcagcagcgcGCACTGGAGCGGGAACGGTCGCAGTCACAGTCGCAGGCTCGCGCGACCGCGGATGGTATGCTTCTCAACCGCGAGATTGATGacagcgaggtcgagccgcGCAAGCTCACACGAGTGGGCGGCACCAAGTTCAAGCTCGCCGTCAACCACTGTGGGTTGCCATCACTGGATACCACTAACCCTGCAGCATCGCTATCGCCCGATCTCCGTACCATGGTCACGGTCGGCGACTCGACCGAGGTGTTCATCTacgaggtccttgacggcggcaaggagttCCGCAAAATCGGCGTCTAttccgccgccaccgactACGGCTTCAGCACCGCCTGGAGCAAAGACGGGCGCAAGTTTGCCGTCGCGAGCCAGGACGGCCAGGTAACCGTCTGGGACCACCGCACGTCCAAGCCCCTCGCCATcttccactcgtcgtcgtgtacccccggcagcgccagcgccgcctcgtcgcccgtcaCGTCGCACGCCATGGGCGACACCGAgtccgaggacgagcgcaCCCCCGCGATCCTCATCGACCCTGTCACCGGTGACCCGCGCCTAGGCAGCAGCACGTCTGGGCGCGATGCCGCCCGCGTTGTCAAGTTCTCCCCCGAAGGCAGCTCGCGTGACCTGCTCGTCTTCTCCGAG gAAAACTACAACATTCACATCATCGATGCCCGCACCTTCAACAcgcacgtcgtcgtaccCGTCCCGTACGACCTGCCGccccccgccacgcccgcgccgcgccggtacaaccgccacggcgtcgacggaGGCACGTGGGGCATCTCGGGCGTCGCGTTCGACCCCACCGGCGACTGGCTGTACGCGGGCACGGAGCGGACCATTGTCGAGTGGGATATGCGCcgctacggcggcggcgagggcgggacCTGGGCCATGGCGTAG
- the RDS2_1 gene encoding Regulator of drug sensitivity 2: MTDSTPQTMLSTAVRPTPLASTMPRSGWKQQPPAGPAAAVGGGGPSSAAAASLTPKRDRGADSHDESHKSKKAKRKGGKACVYCRRSHMVCEGGRPCERCIKRDIAHLCRDVTPPSSAKKPDQPAAPVIPKTEPPPLVFDTGSSSWPLLPPSTTAPEPQQPEAPAPPPALDLGVMTRDVSNVSSGGWGVGDNAEFGILSDMLKTLRVPTLPGGFVDVLSQVVRRGSNDPSLAGPQLAGGTSSALQLQGAAPAQSSSSSSASGQAPPAAADAKGKGKAEPFSSISRIEQYLLAAADQPDGTRAARLTQVIRAKYEAGLLKPYDYIKGYERMNRWMDSGRAARIDASRAPSPTKGNKRYVVPPPPSGSSISPDSRRRILAALEVFRPKFRRIAKELTDLDLVFVEEANERLMLQYDRALASIHTPSCIWRRTGEIQKANQEFASLTGIPAPLFRNGQLCVYELMDEDSAVRFWEGYGKVASEKGQSHLYTYCTLKIPLSLTRAQQSRTQGNTPSVVPVSQHGSVPDLMLPQAAVGPLGPSGQPGGTIDEEYRVIRTCFSMTIRRDRYEIPVAIMGQWIPIL; the protein is encoded by the exons ATGACAGATTCTACTCCGCAAACAATGTTGTCAACCGCCGTCAGACCAACACCCCTCGCATCAACTATGCCCCGGTCGGGCTGGAAACAACAACCACCAGCCGGCCCGGCAGCagccgttggcggcggcggcccatcgtccgctgccgccgcttcACTCACGCCAAagcgcgaccgcggcgctgACTCGCACGACGAATCCCACAAATCAAAAAAGGCAAAGCGAAAAGGTGGCAAGGCCTGTGTCTACTGCCGAAGAAG CCATATGGTCTGCGAAGGCGGCCGGCCTTGTGAACGATG CATTAAGCGCGACATTGCCCACTTATGCCGCGACGTCActccgccgtcgtcagcAAAGAAGCCAGACCAGCCCGCCGCACCCGTCATTCCAAAGACGGAGCCACCACCGCTCGTGTTCGAcactggctcgtcgtcatggccgctgctgccccccAGTACGACAGCGCCAGAACCGCAACAGCCCgaggcaccggcgccgccgccagcgctcgacctcggcgtcatgacGCGCGACGTCAGCAACGTCTcgagcggcggctggggcgtcggcgacaacgcCGAGTTTGGCATCCTCTC TGACATGCTCAAGACGCTCCGTGTCCCCACACTGCCTGGCGGCTTTGTCGACGTGCTCTCCCAGGTcgtccgccgcggcagcaacgacccctcgctcgccggccCCCAGCTCGCTGGCGGCACCAGCTCAGCCCTCCAGTTGCAGGGCGCGGCCCCagcgcagagcagcagcagctcgtcggcgagcggacaagctccgcccgccgcggccgatGCCAAGGGAAAGGGCAAGGCAGAGCCCTTCAGCAGCATCTCGCGTATCGAACAGTACCTgctggccgctgccgaccagCCCGATGGAACTCGTGCCGCACGATTGACACAGGTCATCCGAGCAAAGTACGAGGCCGGCTTGCTCAAGCCATACGACTATATCAAGGGCTACGAACGGATGAACCGCTGGATGGACtctggccgcgccgcccgcatCGATGCCAGCagagcgccgtcgccgacaaaAGGCAACAAGCGCTACGTTGTCCCGCCACCGCCAAGTGGAAGCAGCATATCGCCGGATTCTCGGCGACGCATCCTCGCCGCTTTGGAAGTCTTCCGACCAAAGTTCAGACGAatcgccaaggagctcacAGATCTCGACCTCGTGTTTGTCGAGGAAGCCAACGAGCGTCTCATGCTCCAGTACGACCGTGCACTGGCATCCATCCACACGCCAAGCTGCATCTGGCGCCGTACCGGCGAGATCCAAAAGGCCAACCAAGAGTTTGCTTCTCTCACCGGCATTCCGGCGCCGTTGTTCCGCAACGGCCAGTTGTGCGTCTACGAGCTCATGGACGAGGACAGCGCTGTGCGCTTCTGGGAAGGATATGGCAAGGTTGCGTCCGAGAAGG GCCAAAGCCACCTGTACACCTACTGCACCCTCAAGATCCCTCTGTCACTCACCCGGGCGCAGCAGTCACGCACACAAGGCAACACGCCGTCTGTCGTGCCAGTCTCGCAGCACGGCTCGGTGCCCGACTTGATGCTGCCCCAGGCTGCTGTTGGACCACTGGGTCCCTCTGGCCAGCCGGGCGGCACCATTGACGAGGAGTACCGTGTCATCCGGACATGCTTCAGCATGACTATCCGGCGCGACCGCTACGAGATTCCTGTGGCCATCATGGGACAATGGATT CCTATTCTCTAA